The Herbiconiux sp. SALV-R1 nucleotide sequence CCGCTGGGCGGCGCGGGAGACCGCGAACACCAAGGTGACGCCGCGGGCGGAGGACGCGGCGTGGTACCGGTCGTCGGGCACGCTCGACGCGTCGCCGCCGCACAAGGTGATGTGCATGGGGGAGGTGTCCGCGGTCGACGAGATCGAGGCGTTGGTGGCGTCGCTGCCCGACGCCGTCGGCTACCGCTCGAAGCCCACGTACCTCGAGATCGCGGCTGCGGGGTGCTCGAAGGGCACGGGCGTCGCGACCGTCGCCGCGCACCTCGGCGTGCCCCTCGCCGACTGCGTGTTCTTCGGTGACAACCACAACGACCTCCCCGCCTTCGAGGTCGTCGGCACGCCCGTCGCCGTCGCCAACGCCCGGCCCGAAGTGCTCGCCGCCACCGCCCACCACACGTCCACCCACCACTCCCACGGGGTCGCCACTTACCTCACCGAGTGGCTCGCGGCCTCCGCCGCGTAGTCCGGGCGGGTCGGGCGCGGGCGTGGGTCAGGTGCGGGGGCTGCCCCGGAGCGCGGGCGCGAGCGCGGGGCCGCCCGTCCTAGCGCAGCTCAGGCGCGGGGGCGGTGGGCGAGGTGGCGGATGGCGCTCGTGGGGATGGGGAGCCAGTCGGGGCGGTTGCGCGACTCGTAGCCCACCTCGTAGAGCGCCTTGTCGAGTTCGAAGGCGTCGAGGAGGGCGCGCTGGGCACGCAGCTCGACGCCCGATCGTGAGCTGTACCCGTCGATGAACGCGTCGCGCGCCTCGTGCGCCCACTCGCGCGCCCGTTCGGCGTTGGCGGTGCCGGCCAGCGACCCCGCGACGTAGTCGAAGGAGCGCAGCATGCCGGCCACGTCGCGGAGCGTCACATCCGGTTCGCTGCGCTCGGCGAGCGGACGCAGCGGCTCGCCCTCGAAGTCGAGCAGCACCCACCCTCGCCCCGGCACCGCGAGCACCTGCCCGAGGTGGTAGTCGCCGTGGATGCGCTGGAACGCCGGCCAACTCGCCCGCTCCGCCATCCCGAACACCTCGTCGACGGCCTCGCGCTCGGTCGCGAGCGCCGGCACATCGGCATAGGCCTGGGCGGCCC carries:
- a CDS encoding HAD-IIB family hydrolase; amino-acid sequence: MSAVTVSAIQRVITAGFPFVLCSSRPPASMRLLQEPWAGSSDLAVPFPLIAYNGGLVLLDDGTVAADVRLTASDALAIFDACSRLGVHGSFYSGDDWFAWADDRWAARETANTKVTPRAEDAAWYRSSGTLDASPPHKVMCMGEVSAVDEIEALVASLPDAVGYRSKPTYLEIAAAGCSKGTGVATVAAHLGVPLADCVFFGDNHNDLPAFEVVGTPVAVANARPEVLAATAHHTSTHHSHGVATYLTEWLAASAA